The stretch of DNA GATGCTGGTGCATTAATTTCGGTGTTGAATCCGCAGTACAGAAGAACCTTGATACCCTCAGAAAAGGGATAAAAATAGAGACATCCATAGAAGCTATCAAGCTGACGCACAGAGTTGGTATAAAAACCTTCGGCACATACATCTTCGGAATTCCCGGAGAAACTTTCGAGGAGGGTCTTGAGACTATTCGTCTTGCCAGGAAGCTGAGATCGTACTACACTGAATTCTTTCCAATTACACCCTTTCCAGGGGCAGAACTCTACGAGAACTCAACAAAATATGGAGTTGTTCTAAGGGATATGTCGGATTCCGGTATGCTAAAAGAGGAAATTCCCTTTGAGCCGTTCTCAATGAGCGCAAAACAGATAGCTGAACTTAGGAAACGGGCATTCAGGACAGTTTATCTCGATCCTGGATACATCCTTATGAGATTATGGTCTCTTAGAAGCTGGTATGAGGTCAGAACCGTTTTCAGGGGAGCAATTTCTCTTCTGATGATGCTGTTCAGGAAAAAATATCCTGCCGATTCTTAATATACAATCACATTCTCAGTATTTTCGCCCGGTGATATACTGTGCTGTTCCTTTTATAATCCCTGCTCCGAGGGCAATCATATCAACGAGTATCATCCCAGAGAACCTTAACATGGTTACGAACCCGAACAGCTTTCGTGAAGCTATAAGAAATGGACTGTTGAGCAAAATGGTCAGAATGAGTATTACTGTCACAGCAAGAATCGATCCATGGAGCCAGCCCGAACCACACAGCGCGGTAATGACTCCTGACAGAAGGGTCAGAACTGCCGTCCAGACAAGGAAGATGCTTAATATGACAACAGGATTGTGATGCGTGCCGCTGTTCCTCACTGAAGCGTATCTACCAATCAACCTTGATCTGAATTTCCTCAGACCATTCTTAATCTGAGCACTGGACATTCTGATACGCCTTCTGAAAAACTGCTTAAGCGAGTATTCAGCCAGATGCTTAACCTGCAACGATCTATTCAGAAGTATGCTTCCTCCCTCATCCACAAGATGATAGCCGAATTCTTCATCTTCAACAGTAGGTTCAGGAATAGAAGTATCAAATCCTCCCAGAAGAAGAAATATTTCCCTTTTGACTCCGACACAGTATGTGGAGAAGACTGCCGATTCCTCAGGGTTGCACCTGGAAGCGTAAAAATAGTAGTAGAAATTCTGATATCTGGAAACCGAATCTTCAGCCGGACATATCGGGTGATAGAGCGTCTGCACGGCAGTTATTTCCCTGTTTTCCACGAAATTGATCAACAAATGAGAAATTAAGTCTTCAGGGAGTACAACATCCGCGTCTATAAAAAGAATTATCTCGCTAGAGCATCTTGCAGCACCCAGATTTCTTGCGACAGCAGGACCTGAGTTCTTTTCAGTCGAGATAAGAGTAATTTCCTTGTATTTACGCACTATTTCGGCGGAATCGTCCTCAGATTTATCATCAACTGCGATGATTTCTGCCGGGATGGAAGTCTGGGAGAGCACAGATTCAATGCATTGCCGAAGCGTATTGGCTGCATTGTATACCGGAATGATTACAGATACCTGCAGGGATGTTTTATCTTTCTTGATTTCCTGTACTACTTTCATGGGATCTTCAATGAGTTATCAGTTGTCTGTCTTAACCGTATGCATCAGGCTTTTATATATTACACTGCTTTTGTTTTGTCCAAGTCGAAGCATTCAAGAGAGAATAGAGGATTTCTTTGAAGTTAATCGGCATATTATCCAGCCTGCTGAGTGTAAGGCAGCCTTCCTTTGTAATTCTTTTCGTTACAGCTCGATGCAACGCAAAATGCTCTTTCTGTTTTTACGGGGATAATATTGCGCGGTCACAGCATGATAAAGAACTTACTATCAATGAATTCAGAGCCATTTCGAAAACAGCTGGATCTGTTCCTTACCTGCTTATTTCAGGAGGGGAACCCGTCCTGAGAGACGATCTGACAGAAATTATCGAATGTTTCGTGGAAAACGCTGGATCAAGATTTGTAACTGTACCCTCCAATGGTCTCTCTCCGGACAGAACTGCTGATCTGTTCCACTATCTCACTGACCATTATCCTGAAACTCATTTCAGAGCCTCTCTGAGTTTGGATTATATGGATGAGCGCCATGATGTTCTTCGAGGAGTGAAGGGGTGTGTCGATTCCGTCGTTGAAACTGCCAATAGAATAGCACAGCTGAGGGAAAGCAGGACAAACCTGTCAATGGATCTGGTCACGGTATTCATCAATCAGACCGCCGGAGATCTTGCACTTCTCAGGGAATTCGCTCAGACTGAGATTCGCCCGAATAACCATGAACTTCACCTGCTGAGACCAGACGTGCCCGGAGAGGTTCCCGACCAGGTCGACATTGATCTTTTTCTGAGGGAACTTGAAATATTCGGGAAGAACGCCAGAACATCGGAGACAAGAACTCTTAGCCCTGTTTTCCGGGGGATTAACAATACATTCCTTCATTCCATGAGCAGACTCTGCAGGGGGAAATGGATAGGTCCATGCATGGCGGGAAGAAAATTCACTGTCATCAATGAATTCGGGAAGGTGAGGTTATGCGAATTGAGAAACGAGCTTCTGGGAGACTTGAGGGAAAACGGGTATGATCTGCTGGAGATACTTCATTCAAAGAAGTCCGTTGAGACAGTGAGGAAGATGAACAAAGGAAGATGCACCTGTACATGGGAATGTGCTATGTCAGCGAATATTATTTACAATGCGATGTTCTATCCTGAGATTCTGTTCAGAAGTGTTCGGGAAGTCTTTACGCGAAGAATTTCTCAATGAAGGTAGTCCTTATAAAACCACCTGTGGTTAATTTCCGTAACAGCCCCTTTGGCTCTGTTCCTGGAGTTCCCACGAACATGGCCTACCTGGCTGCAGTTCTTCGTGAAACAGGACATCATATTGCAGTGGTTGATGCGTACGGACTGGCTCCGCACAGGTTTACAGAGTACAGGGGAAAATTCGAGATTCGAGGCCTGCTCCCGCATGAGATTGTTGAATGTATTCCCGAAGGTGTTGATGTTCTGGGAGTATCCGTTCACTGCACCCTTGAACACAGTATATGTATCAGCATAATTGAAGAATGCGTAAAGGCGTTTCCGGGTGTTACTATTGTTGTTGGTGGATACCATACAACATTTACTGTGGATCCTTTTCTGGAAGCAGGTGCTGACTATGTGCTTCAGGGTGAGGGTGAACACAGATTTCCAGCTCTCCTCAGATTAATTGAATCCGGTTGTGAGTTTGAATATGACGGCATTCATGGCCACGGATACAACAGGGATAGAGAACCAGAAGTATGCCCTATTGAAGATTTCCCTTTCGGATTTTTCGACCCCCTTCCTCTTGAAACGTACTGGAAACTAAGGTACGCACACGGTCCTGTTCAATCTGACAGATATCTCAGTATTTTCACGAGCAGAGGCTGTCCTTACAATTGCGCCTTCTGTCAGACCCCTCAGATGTGGGGTTTGAAATGGATGGCTAAAAGTCCGGGCAGGATAGTTGATGAGATGGATTACTATCATTCGCGATATGGAGTGAGTGATTTTCACATACAGGACGAAAATTTCTCTCTGTCCAGGGATAGAACACGCAAATTCGCTCTTGAACTTCTTAATCGGAAAAGGCATTACAGGTATTGTTTTCCTTCCGGTGTGAAGGCGGAAACTCTCGGCAGAGAGGAGCTCGAACTGCTTCGATCGACCGGCTGCTACTATTTGTGCATTTCTCCTGAATCAGCTTCGGCAAAAGTACTGAAAGCAATGAACAAACCGGTTGACCTTGATCATATGGTAAATACTGTAAGGTGGTGCAATGAGCTTGGCATAAGGATTAATAGCAATTTCGTTCTTGGTTTTCCCGGAGAAGAAAAAATCGACAGAAAAATGACCTACCGCTTTGTCCGCAAGCTCACCAGACTTGGACTTGATGAGATAATCACCTTCATGCTCACTCCTCTTCCTAAAACACAGATGGCATATCTCATGCCTAAGGGACTGGAATTTGAGGAGATTAATTTCTCGCCAACCTGGCGTGAGAATTACAAACTGATTACCCGCGCCAGATTATGGATATATCTGCAGTTTTTTGTAATTAAACTGCTTTATCATCCTGAGAAGATACTGGAAAACATTCTGTGTGTTATTCGGCGTAAATTCCAACTTAAGGGTGATATGACAGTATACAGATTACTTGTGGATTTGTGGGATCGGCACATCCGTCCGCTGTTGCATGAGGATAATCCCGAGATAACCGACATTCCGAAGTTTTACCCTCCGGCAGAAAGAAACTTGCATGGGAAATGAAAACCGGAATCTCAGGATACTGGGGTCCGACAAAGGATGTTCCATACAGAGCAGAGGGGAATACTGGTTTGATTGCTATTCTGTTTGATGTGGTTAGAATTAATGAATAGTACACTGTGGATTGGTTTCCCTTTGAATCACCATGAGCCTCGGGTGTATTTCGGAATCCTTCTAGCTGCTATAGTTGGTCTAAAGCGTATGGAAATGGAGCAGTCCTGATGAACATCAGTCCTAACACTGAATCAAAAATGAAGGCTGTGCTGGTGAATCCACCTGCGATTATGGGCATGGATTTCATCAGGGAGGGGCGGTGCATGCAGAGTTCCAATTCCTGGGCAACCCCATGGCCCCCAATAACCTTAGCGATAATGGCTTCTATAGCAGAGTCTTATATGGAAGTCCATTTGTTTGATTTCATTATCGAGAAGACTGATCGAGAGGCTGCCAGGAAAATTGTTACAGAACTTGAGCCTGACCTGCTGGTGATAAATACCGGTTTCCCATCAATTGATGGTGATATGGAATTCGCGACCGATCTGAAGCGGAGTATGCCCGACTGTTTCATACTGAGCTTCGGTGTCTTTTTTACATTGCTGAAAGAAGAGGGGCTGGAATACTGCCACTCTGTTGATATGGCTATTTATGGGGAACCAGAACTCACGTTTGAAAAATTTGTCAGGGAATTCAGCCTTACCGGTGAAGTTCCCATTACTGATGGTCTTCTTATC from Candidatus Aegiribacteria sp. encodes:
- a CDS encoding radical SAM protein, yielding MKLIGILSSLLSVRQPSFVILFVTARCNAKCSFCFYGDNIARSQHDKELTINEFRAISKTAGSVPYLLISGGEPVLRDDLTEIIECFVENAGSRFVTVPSNGLSPDRTADLFHYLTDHYPETHFRASLSLDYMDERHDVLRGVKGCVDSVVETANRIAQLRESRTNLSMDLVTVFINQTAGDLALLREFAQTEIRPNNHELHLLRPDVPGEVPDQVDIDLFLRELEIFGKNARTSETRTLSPVFRGINNTFLHSMSRLCRGKWIGPCMAGRKFTVINEFGKVRLCELRNELLGDLRENGYDLLEILHSKKSVETVRKMNKGRCTCTWECAMSANIIYNAMFYPEILFRSVREVFTRRISQ
- a CDS encoding B12-binding domain-containing radical SAM protein; amino-acid sequence: MKVVLIKPPVVNFRNSPFGSVPGVPTNMAYLAAVLRETGHHIAVVDAYGLAPHRFTEYRGKFEIRGLLPHEIVECIPEGVDVLGVSVHCTLEHSICISIIEECVKAFPGVTIVVGGYHTTFTVDPFLEAGADYVLQGEGEHRFPALLRLIESGCEFEYDGIHGHGYNRDREPEVCPIEDFPFGFFDPLPLETYWKLRYAHGPVQSDRYLSIFTSRGCPYNCAFCQTPQMWGLKWMAKSPGRIVDEMDYYHSRYGVSDFHIQDENFSLSRDRTRKFALELLNRKRHYRYCFPSGVKAETLGREELELLRSTGCYYLCISPESASAKVLKAMNKPVDLDHMVNTVRWCNELGIRINSNFVLGFPGEEKIDRKMTYRFVRKLTRLGLDEIITFMLTPLPKTQMAYLMPKGLEFEEINFSPTWRENYKLITRARLWIYLQFFVIKLLYHPEKILENILCVIRRKFQLKGDMTVYRLLVDLWDRHIRPLLHEDNPEITDIPKFYPPAERNLHGK
- a CDS encoding glycosyltransferase, yielding MKVVQEIKKDKTSLQVSVIIPVYNAANTLRQCIESVLSQTSIPAEIIAVDDKSEDDSAEIVRKYKEITLISTEKNSGPAVARNLGAARCSSEIILFIDADVVLPEDLISHLLINFVENREITAVQTLYHPICPAEDSVSRYQNFYYYFYASRCNPEESAVFSTYCVGVKREIFLLLGGFDTSIPEPTVEDEEFGYHLVDEGGSILLNRSLQVKHLAEYSLKQFFRRRIRMSSAQIKNGLRKFRSRLIGRYASVRNSGTHHNPVVILSIFLVWTAVLTLLSGVITALCGSGWLHGSILAVTVILILTILLNSPFLIASRKLFGFVTMLRFSGMILVDMIALGAGIIKGTAQYITGRKY